Proteins co-encoded in one Dehalogenimonas sp. WBC-2 genomic window:
- a CDS encoding Fe-S oxidoreductase produces MFPQTPFQEVADLINENGGESLRLCYQCGICSASCPWRDYTSFLPRRMFKEAQHGLINFESDAIWRCVTCNKCVERCPRGVSIIDIMRALRRAIIGMGIAEPPSALASALRNLTATGNPMGEAPENRNSWAEGLDIKPFDAATEYLFFPCCVTAYDPAIRNSIVATAKVLTASDLNFGIINGSVCCGESVRKAGDEDLFKQLAGTNTTLFTGAKVKKIIVTSPHCYHTFINEYPETGGCFEVIHISQLLAELTANGQLKLKGDGTNRKITYHDPCYLGRHNGIYEEPRKVIKAIPGVELLEMQPAKADSLCCGGGGGRIWMETKRTERFSDKRLQQAVDTGADTLVTSCPYCLSNLRDSSNNQAVPVGLSIIDISECIAQAL; encoded by the coding sequence TTGTTTCCGCAAACACCCTTCCAGGAAGTAGCTGACCTCATCAATGAAAACGGTGGAGAATCGCTGCGTCTGTGTTATCAGTGCGGCATCTGTTCTGCCTCCTGCCCGTGGCGGGACTATACGTCCTTTTTGCCCAGAAGGATGTTTAAAGAAGCCCAACATGGTTTAATCAATTTTGAAAGCGACGCTATCTGGCGCTGTGTCACCTGCAACAAATGCGTCGAGCGCTGCCCCAGAGGCGTGTCTATTATCGACATAATGCGTGCCTTGCGGCGGGCGATTATTGGCATGGGTATCGCCGAACCTCCTTCCGCGTTAGCCAGTGCCCTCAGAAACTTGACCGCCACCGGCAATCCCATGGGTGAAGCCCCAGAAAATCGCAACTCATGGGCAGAAGGTCTGGACATAAAACCCTTCGATGCCGCCACGGAATACCTGTTTTTCCCTTGTTGCGTAACCGCCTATGACCCGGCTATCAGAAACAGCATCGTGGCCACAGCTAAAGTGCTGACAGCCTCCGACTTGAATTTCGGTATTATTAATGGTTCTGTTTGTTGCGGCGAAAGTGTCCGCAAAGCCGGTGACGAAGACCTTTTTAAACAACTGGCCGGCACCAATACCACCCTCTTCACTGGGGCTAAGGTTAAAAAAATAATCGTCACCTCACCCCATTGTTATCATACGTTCATAAACGAGTACCCCGAGACCGGAGGCTGCTTTGAAGTTATCCATATCAGTCAGTTGCTGGCAGAACTGACGGCTAACGGTCAATTGAAGCTAAAGGGTGATGGTACCAATCGAAAAATTACCTACCATGATCCCTGCTACCTTGGACGCCATAATGGAATCTACGAGGAGCCAAGAAAAGTCATTAAAGCTATACCCGGCGTCGAACTTTTAGAAATGCAACCGGCCAAGGCTGACAGTCTTTGTTGCGGCGGTGGCGGCGGACGTATTTGGATGGAAACTAAACGCACCGAGCGTTTCAGCGACAAAAGGCTTCAACAAGCCGTTGACACTGGCGCCGACACCTTGGTCACCTCCTGCCCTTATTGTCTATCCAATCTCAGGGACAGCTCCAATAACCAGGCTGTCCCTGTTGGCTTATCCATCATTGACATTAGTGAGTGTATTGCCCAGGCTCTTTGA
- a CDS encoding Cob--CoM heterodisulfide reductase subunit A: MTEEIRTGVYICHCGINIASIIDVVSVAEYAAMLPGVAIARANKYTCSDPGQEIIKSDIREYKLNRIVIGACSPAMHERTYRRVLQSAGLNPYLLEIANIREQCAWVNADKAAATAKAKDMVRAAISRVALQQPLETRQIPVNSNTLIVGGGIAGITAALEIAEAGHQVYLVEKNPSIGGHMAQLDKTFPTLDCAACISTPKMSQTGQHPNISLLSYSQVTECSGHAGNFKVTINRKPRYVNEKDCKGCGDCATVCPVILPSEFDLGLAKRKAAYRPFPQSVPNTYTIDRRGTSPCRAACPAGVNAHGYIALIAQGKFTEALEVVRRTMPFASVCGRVCTHPCETECGRGDLDEAVAIRALKRFIADYETQNGRSQGSTSISRAEIIAVVGSGPAGLSCAYDLLKTGYPVTIFEAEEKPGGMLRYGIPEYRLPELSLDNDIAFLKDMGAEIKTGTLINSIKQLENQGYKSVFIACGAWQSQKLNIPGETANGVLNAIDFLKQVRKGQPPSLSKKVAVIGGGNAAIDAARTALRLGAAEVTIIYRRSMTEMPAISEEINAALSEGVQLSLLTAPTAIIENGGQVTGLRCIRMELGESDSSGRRRPAPVNGSEFDITAGNIIVAIGQTVTDSVFTELDHQPNGTIAADAITMETSLKGIFAGGDAVSGPATVIEAIAAGKEAAISINRLLNGQDLHIDRKNSPNIVRPSIQGVPKAPRITASSLPMEISSFKETELGFTESQAITEAARCLNCAGCSDCGQCLIVCEPKCIDFAQQAENLEIEVGNVIVATGYETFDPSIIPQYGYGKLQNVITGLEFERLANASGSTSGEILLCDGRKPESVAIIHCVGSRDKNYHEYCSQICCMYSLKQAHLIKERTGASVYQMYIDLRCAGKGYEEFLNHVAEEGVNFVRGKVAEVTDITTGEESPGKLIVVVEDTLLGAVLRVPVDMVVLASAVEPQQDAEAVGRLFGISRSADGFFMERHPKLDPIGTMSDGILIAGCAHGPKDIPQTVAQAQAAAARVLATIARGNISLDACISEVIETNCDGCAYCIDPCPFGAITLIEYIKNGEIKKTVESDPIKCRGCGVCMATCPKQGIVVKNFTTDQLQVMVDSLLSPA; encoded by the coding sequence ATGACCGAAGAAATCAGGACGGGTGTCTACATCTGCCATTGCGGCATCAACATCGCCAGTATTATTGATGTGGTGTCAGTTGCCGAGTATGCAGCCATGTTACCCGGAGTAGCAATAGCCCGTGCCAATAAATACACTTGTTCCGATCCAGGTCAGGAGATCATTAAGTCCGATATACGGGAATATAAACTCAACCGTATTGTGATTGGCGCTTGCTCTCCAGCAATGCACGAGAGAACATACCGGCGTGTGTTACAGTCTGCAGGCCTTAATCCTTATCTCCTTGAAATAGCCAACATTCGGGAACAATGCGCCTGGGTCAATGCCGATAAAGCGGCAGCAACCGCCAAGGCAAAGGACATGGTGCGAGCCGCTATCAGCCGCGTGGCTTTGCAGCAACCGTTAGAAACACGGCAAATCCCGGTAAATAGCAACACCCTTATCGTTGGCGGCGGCATCGCCGGCATTACCGCCGCATTGGAAATAGCTGAAGCCGGGCACCAGGTATATCTGGTCGAAAAAAACCCGAGCATCGGCGGGCACATGGCGCAACTGGACAAAACCTTTCCGACTTTAGACTGCGCTGCCTGTATTTCCACACCGAAAATGAGCCAGACAGGACAGCACCCCAACATCTCTTTGCTTTCATATAGCCAGGTTACCGAATGCAGTGGTCACGCCGGAAATTTTAAGGTGACAATAAACCGCAAACCCCGCTATGTCAATGAAAAGGATTGTAAAGGTTGCGGCGACTGCGCCACGGTATGCCCGGTAATCCTGCCGTCAGAGTTCGATCTGGGTCTGGCCAAACGTAAGGCGGCCTACCGGCCTTTTCCACAATCAGTGCCTAATACTTATACCATCGACCGCCGTGGCACCTCCCCCTGCCGCGCTGCTTGTCCCGCCGGGGTCAATGCCCATGGCTATATAGCTCTCATCGCGCAAGGCAAGTTCACCGAAGCCCTGGAAGTAGTACGGCGCACCATGCCTTTTGCCTCCGTTTGCGGCCGGGTGTGCACGCACCCCTGCGAAACTGAATGCGGCCGCGGCGACCTTGATGAAGCCGTGGCTATCCGTGCCTTAAAACGTTTCATCGCCGACTATGAAACACAAAACGGCCGAAGTCAGGGTTCAACTTCCATCAGCCGAGCAGAAATAATCGCGGTGGTCGGCTCCGGGCCTGCCGGTTTGTCCTGCGCTTATGATCTGCTAAAAACCGGTTATCCGGTTACCATCTTTGAAGCCGAAGAAAAACCAGGCGGAATGTTGCGTTACGGAATCCCCGAATACCGTCTTCCTGAGTTATCACTTGATAATGACATCGCTTTTCTCAAGGATATGGGAGCGGAAATTAAAACCGGCACACTCATCAATTCAATCAAACAACTTGAGAATCAAGGTTACAAATCGGTTTTTATCGCTTGCGGCGCCTGGCAAAGCCAGAAACTAAATATTCCCGGCGAAACGGCTAACGGCGTCCTAAATGCCATTGATTTCCTTAAACAAGTCCGAAAAGGCCAGCCTCCATCTTTGAGCAAAAAGGTCGCCGTCATCGGCGGCGGTAATGCCGCTATCGACGCGGCGCGGACGGCGCTCAGATTGGGCGCTGCCGAAGTTACCATTATTTACCGCCGTTCTATGACCGAAATGCCTGCAATCAGTGAAGAGATCAATGCCGCTCTATCCGAAGGCGTACAACTGTCACTGCTTACCGCCCCCACTGCCATCATAGAGAATGGCGGCCAGGTTACCGGCCTCCGCTGCATCAGGATGGAACTCGGAGAATCGGATTCAAGCGGCAGGCGCAGACCGGCGCCGGTCAACGGCAGTGAATTCGATATTACCGCCGGCAATATTATTGTTGCTATCGGCCAAACAGTAACAGATAGTGTCTTTACCGAACTAGACCACCAACCAAACGGCACAATAGCGGCTGATGCTATTACCATGGAAACGAGCCTTAAAGGTATCTTTGCCGGAGGCGACGCTGTTAGCGGTCCGGCAACTGTTATAGAAGCTATCGCCGCTGGCAAGGAAGCCGCAATTTCCATCAACCGGCTTTTGAATGGACAAGACCTTCATATAGACCGGAAAAACTCACCGAACATTGTGCGTCCATCGATCCAAGGCGTCCCGAAAGCACCGCGGATAACAGCATCAAGCCTTCCCATGGAAATCAGTTCATTCAAGGAAACTGAACTTGGCTTCACTGAATCACAGGCGATAACAGAAGCCGCCCGCTGCTTGAACTGCGCTGGCTGTTCCGATTGTGGTCAATGCCTGATAGTTTGCGAACCCAAATGTATTGACTTTGCGCAGCAAGCCGAGAACCTGGAAATTGAAGTTGGTAATGTCATCGTTGCCACCGGTTATGAGACCTTTGACCCCTCAATTATTCCTCAGTATGGTTACGGTAAATTACAAAATGTGATTACCGGTCTTGAATTTGAACGTCTGGCCAATGCGTCAGGGTCGACAAGCGGTGAGATACTTCTCTGCGACGGTCGTAAACCAGAGAGCGTTGCAATTATACATTGCGTAGGAAGCCGCGATAAAAACTACCATGAATATTGCTCCCAAATATGCTGTATGTATTCCCTGAAGCAAGCTCACCTGATCAAGGAACGCACCGGGGCATCAGTTTACCAGATGTACATCGATTTGCGCTGCGCTGGTAAAGGCTATGAGGAATTTCTGAATCATGTGGCTGAAGAAGGTGTCAATTTTGTCCGTGGGAAGGTAGCTGAAGTCACCGATATAACAACCGGTGAAGAGTCCCCGGGTAAGCTTATTGTTGTAGTCGAAGATACTCTTTTGGGAGCGGTCCTGCGAGTACCGGTGGACATGGTGGTACTGGCAAGTGCGGTTGAACCACAGCAGGATGCCGAAGCTGTCGGCCGCCTCTTTGGCATCTCTCGCAGTGCCGACGGTTTTTTCATGGAACGTCACCCCAAACTTGATCCCATCGGCACTATGAGCGACGGTATTCTAATTGCTGGCTGTGCTCATGGCCCTAAAGATATTCCGCAAACTGTAGCCCAGGCACAAGCCGCCGCAGCGCGGGTTTTGGCGACTATTGCCAGAGGTAACATTTCACTGGATGCCTGTATTTCAGAAGTCATCGAAACCAACTGCGATGGCTGTGCCTATTGCATTGACCCGTGCCCGTTCGGAGCAATCACATTGATCGAGTACATAAAAAATGGTGAGATCAAAAAGACGGTAGAGTCTGACCCGATAAAATGCCGTGGCTGTGGTGTCTGCATGGCCACCTGCCCCAAACAAGGGATTGTAGTTAAGAATTTCACTACTGATCAATTACAGGTGATGGTTGACTCTTTGTTGAGTCCCGCTTGA
- a CDS encoding adenosylcobinamide-phosphate guanylyltransferase has protein sequence MTKRTILLIGGARSGKSSYAENLARQIGGEVLFVATAEARDEEMKARITAHQKSRPDHWHTLETPCNVGNCIAGDSRKYDTVVLDCVTLLVNNILCQHMLERGEEVDERAIEEDIKSEIGLITDGMLKSAATYILVTNEVGEGIIPLGATTRIYRDVLGRANQMLAKACDEVFLMVAGIPLKVKP, from the coding sequence ATGACTAAGAGAACCATATTACTGATAGGAGGAGCCCGGAGCGGTAAGAGCAGTTATGCTGAAAATTTGGCCAGGCAAATCGGCGGTGAGGTGCTTTTTGTGGCAACGGCTGAAGCCCGCGATGAGGAAATGAAAGCCCGGATAACGGCGCATCAAAAATCCCGTCCTGACCACTGGCATACTTTGGAAACTCCCTGTAACGTCGGCAACTGTATCGCCGGAGATTCAAGAAAGTATGATACGGTGGTGCTTGATTGCGTTACTCTGCTTGTGAATAACATCCTGTGTCAGCATATGTTGGAACGGGGTGAAGAGGTTGACGAAAGAGCAATAGAGGAAGACATTAAATCAGAGATTGGATTAATCACAGACGGCATGCTTAAAAGCGCCGCCACCTATATTTTAGTAACCAATGAGGTCGGAGAGGGTATTATCCCTTTGGGGGCTACTACCAGGATTTACAGGGACGTGCTAGGCAGAGCAAATCAAATGCTTGCCAAAGCCTGTGATGAAGTATTTTTAATGGTAGCCGGGATTCCGCTTAAAGTGAAACCTTAA
- a CDS encoding alpha-ribazole-5'-phosphate phosphatase: MRLILVRHGETATDNPEKCHGFTDIDLSAEGYRQAEALQRRFANEHLDVVYCSTLIRGVNTASIVTRNHAVELVRCDELNEVNFGLIETITFEEACTIYPDVTELWRQGSTEICFPQGERFVDFDNRVKKFLDRLQHHGDDDTIMLVGHGGPFRILMCHLLGIPLRHYWQFRFSMASVSVVDVYPHGAMLEFLNDLSHIKHKEVNND; the protein is encoded by the coding sequence TTGCGCCTGATACTGGTACGGCATGGTGAAACCGCCACTGATAACCCTGAGAAATGCCACGGGTTTACCGATATTGACCTGTCAGCTGAAGGCTATCGGCAGGCAGAGGCTCTTCAGCGCCGTTTCGCCAATGAGCACCTTGACGTGGTTTATTGCAGCACTTTGATCCGAGGAGTAAATACTGCTTCAATCGTCACAAGGAATCATGCGGTCGAGCTCGTGCGATGTGATGAACTCAACGAAGTGAACTTCGGTCTTATTGAGACCATTACGTTTGAAGAGGCGTGTACAATCTATCCCGATGTGACGGAACTATGGCGGCAAGGCAGTACCGAGATATGTTTTCCGCAAGGCGAACGTTTTGTGGATTTTGACAACCGGGTGAAAAAATTCCTGGACCGGTTGCAGCATCACGGAGATGATGACACCATCATGTTGGTTGGGCATGGCGGCCCTTTTCGTATCCTGATGTGTCACTTGTTAGGTATTCCTTTGAGACATTACTGGCAATTCCGGTTCTCGATGGCATCGGTGAGCGTGGTAGATGTTTATCCTCATGGAGCAATGCTGGAATTTTTAAACGATTTATCCCACATAAAGCATAAAGAGGTTAACAATGACTAA
- a CDS encoding cobalamin synthase has translation MMSFIAAWRFLTSVPVPFNREDWDRPLSQEQFARSLVYYPFIGLIIGGILCALYWLFSHFLPYFLAQALLLGSLVMLTGGLHLDGVIDTFDGLAGGHRSPERRKQIMKEPGVGAIGVVVVVVLLLLKYAALISVPDSAIYYALILMPVISRWAMVYAVFNYPYAREQGMGKSLKEGSGLVVPVMASISAVIIAALAGGWQGVLIMALVWLLTIVISRFFRGKFQGLTGDSYGTINEFSEFAVLLLVVLFSFNNWF, from the coding sequence ATGATGTCTTTTATAGCCGCGTGGCGTTTTCTAACTAGTGTCCCGGTTCCTTTCAATAGGGAAGACTGGGATCGCCCTCTAAGCCAGGAACAATTTGCCCGTTCACTGGTTTATTATCCATTTATCGGCCTGATTATCGGCGGTATCCTGTGCGCGCTGTACTGGTTGTTCAGCCACTTCCTACCGTATTTTTTGGCACAGGCCTTGTTGTTGGGCAGCCTGGTGATGCTGACCGGCGGATTGCACTTAGATGGGGTTATAGATACCTTTGACGGGTTAGCCGGGGGACACCGTTCGCCAGAGCGCCGCAAGCAGATAATGAAGGAACCGGGGGTAGGTGCAATTGGGGTGGTGGTAGTGGTGGTATTACTGTTGCTGAAATACGCTGCGTTGATAAGCGTCCCTGATAGTGCCATTTACTACGCCTTAATCTTAATGCCGGTCATTAGCCGCTGGGCTATGGTTTATGCTGTGTTTAATTATCCCTATGCCCGGGAACAAGGCATGGGTAAATCACTCAAAGAAGGATCGGGTCTGGTGGTGCCGGTTATGGCAAGCATATCGGCTGTGATTATTGCTGCGCTTGCCGGTGGCTGGCAGGGTGTGCTGATAATGGCGCTGGTGTGGTTGCTTACAATTGTTATCTCCCGTTTTTTTCGGGGAAAGTTTCAAGGCCTGACCGGTGACAGCTACGGGACAATAAATGAATTCAGTGAGTTTGCCGTCCTGCTTTTGGTCGTGCTATTCTCTTTCAATAACTGGTTCTAG
- a CDS encoding nicotinate-nucleotide--dimethylbenzimidazole phosphoribosyltransferase, with protein sequence MGELLNKTLASIKPLDKSAMEKAAARQDMLTKPQGALGRLEEISIKLAGIQGKAIPQIKNKAVITMAGDHGVVAEKVGNYPQEVTPQMVLNFVGGGAAINVIARQIGARVVVVNMGVAGDLPADIPVVNKLVARGTANMAKGPAMTRAQAVQAIESGIEVVNAEIDKGLDIVGTGDMGIGNTTPSAAICAVMTGQSVASVTGRGTGLSDEQLEHKISVIEKSIALNNPDASNALDVLTKVGGFEIGGIAGVILGAAARGVPVVVDGFISGAAALIAEGLSPQVKEYMFLGHLSVEPGHRIMAEKLGLKPIVTLDLRLGEGTGAAIGIFIAETSAKILAEMATFGEAGVSESE encoded by the coding sequence ATGGGAGAACTACTCAATAAAACATTGGCATCCATTAAACCGTTGGACAAGTCAGCTATGGAGAAAGCCGCCGCCAGACAGGACATGCTGACTAAACCTCAGGGTGCGCTGGGGAGATTGGAGGAAATTTCAATCAAGCTGGCCGGTATCCAGGGCAAGGCCATCCCGCAGATAAAAAACAAAGCGGTCATCACCATGGCCGGTGATCATGGTGTAGTCGCTGAGAAGGTTGGCAATTACCCCCAGGAAGTAACGCCTCAGATGGTACTCAATTTTGTCGGTGGTGGGGCTGCTATCAATGTAATTGCCCGTCAGATAGGAGCCAGGGTAGTGGTAGTGAACATGGGGGTTGCCGGAGACTTACCGGCAGATATACCGGTAGTCAATAAGTTAGTGGCTAGAGGCACCGCAAATATGGCAAAAGGTCCAGCCATGACCCGGGCGCAAGCGGTTCAGGCAATTGAATCCGGTATTGAGGTGGTCAACGCTGAGATTGACAAGGGTCTGGATATTGTTGGTACCGGCGATATGGGTATCGGCAATACCACACCCTCCGCCGCGATCTGTGCTGTAATGACCGGACAGAGCGTAGCTAGTGTTACCGGCCGCGGCACCGGGCTTTCTGACGAACAACTCGAACATAAGATTAGCGTTATCGAGAAGTCTATTGCGCTGAATAATCCTGATGCCAGCAATGCCCTTGATGTTTTAACCAAGGTGGGCGGCTTTGAAATTGGCGGCATTGCCGGTGTTATTTTGGGCGCTGCCGCCCGCGGCGTTCCCGTGGTGGTTGATGGTTTCATCTCAGGTGCAGCTGCATTAATTGCAGAAGGACTGTCGCCGCAGGTTAAAGAATATATGTTCCTGGGGCATCTGTCAGTTGAGCCGGGGCACCGTATCATGGCCGAAAAATTGGGGTTGAAGCCTATTGTTACCCTGGATCTGAGGTTGGGTGAGGGTACCGGCGCGGCGATTGGTATCTTTATTGCCGAGACTTCAGCTAAAATACTGGCGGAGATGGCTACTTTTGGTGAGGCGGGTGTCTCCGAATCAGAATAG
- a CDS encoding anthranilate phosphoribosyltransferase has translation MEDNLKEFGAGIARLISKGNLSREETRAMFDQLMANTQPDLQQGAFLAALTAKGETAAEIAGAWEAIYEGDTVKVTPQTPTPIIENSGTGLDSLKTFNISTAAAIIAAAGGNYMARHGARALTSTCGTIDVVEALGVDVECDVEIVKRSIETVGIGIFNGMSGKTHPQALFRILSQIRFGTTLNISASLANPALPRLGARGVYARDLVLPVAEVMREIGYRKALVFHGSNGCGKGMDEISIFGETYIAELDASVIRTYTITPDMFGIKEAEEAEVYPLGDCQAEAARLIEILSGKRLGSDYQMVCANASPIFYLSGQVENLQAGYLLAEDIIRSGRAIEKLWEWVKAQNVDANTGLVKLQELMKAATLSL, from the coding sequence ATGGAAGACAATCTAAAGGAGTTCGGGGCGGGAATCGCCCGTTTGATCAGCAAGGGAAACCTTAGCCGGGAAGAAACCAGGGCAATGTTTGACCAACTCATGGCCAATACACAGCCGGATTTGCAGCAGGGGGCATTTTTGGCCGCGTTGACAGCCAAAGGGGAAACGGCGGCGGAAATTGCTGGTGCCTGGGAGGCTATTTACGAGGGGGATACGGTAAAGGTAACGCCTCAAACACCAACTCCAATCATTGAAAACAGCGGTACTGGCCTGGACAGTTTGAAAACATTCAATATCAGCACCGCTGCGGCTATAATTGCTGCTGCTGGCGGCAATTATATGGCGCGTCATGGCGCCCGTGCACTTACTTCAACTTGCGGTACTATCGATGTGGTTGAGGCATTAGGTGTTGATGTTGAGTGTGATGTTGAAATCGTAAAACGTTCGATAGAAACTGTAGGTATAGGTATTTTCAATGGTATGAGTGGGAAAACGCATCCACAGGCATTGTTCCGTATTTTGTCTCAGATCCGTTTTGGTACGACATTAAATATTTCAGCTTCACTGGCCAATCCAGCGCTGCCGCGCTTGGGCGCAAGGGGCGTTTATGCCCGTGACCTGGTGCTGCCAGTTGCTGAGGTCATGCGGGAAATCGGCTATCGTAAAGCCTTGGTATTTCATGGCTCAAATGGTTGCGGCAAAGGGATGGATGAAATATCAATCTTTGGTGAAACATATATCGCAGAGCTTGACGCCTCAGTGATACGTACCTATACCATTACTCCGGATATGTTTGGGATTAAAGAAGCCGAAGAAGCCGAAGTCTATCCTTTGGGTGACTGCCAAGCTGAAGCTGCCCGCCTGATTGAAATATTATCGGGCAAGCGGCTCGGGTCTGATTATCAAATGGTATGTGCGAATGCGTCACCGATTTTTTATCTTTCAGGACAGGTTGAAAACCTCCAGGCGGGGTATCTATTAGCTGAAGATATCATCCGGTCAGGCCGGGCGATTGAAAAACTGTGGGAGTGGGTAAAAGCGCAGAATGTAGATGCTAATACAGGGTTGGTAAAATTACAAGAATTGATGAAAGCTGCGACTTTATCCCTTTAA
- a CDS encoding Sorbitol dehydrogenase codes for MGIFLLNETMKAAILKSPGTISLEQVLTPDCPAGGLLVKVTACAVCSTDTRMFKSGHRDLVYPRVLGHEIAGIVAQSKSELFEAAARVQIYPGIGCGECIMCLSGDSRRCKSLKILGFSADGGFAEYVSVPGSMVAAGGVNAIPECITDSEAALSEPLSSCINAQKKINVGRGDVVLVIGAGPLGLLHARLSHRRGADKVIIADKLRRRVVLALELATADMVIDTDCGDLSQEIMAETRGRGVDVIIMATGQIPVAQLLPLMADNGRLSLFSGLKEEPGLSAAVINQLHYRELHLSGAYGSTPEQNTEALNLIAKGFTVLDLITAQFDLESINEGLEYTSACRGLKAVICNL; via the coding sequence TTGGGGATTTTTCTTTTGAACGAAACAATGAAAGCCGCAATACTCAAATCGCCCGGGACGATAAGTCTAGAGCAGGTTTTGACACCGGATTGCCCGGCAGGAGGCCTGCTGGTTAAAGTAACTGCCTGCGCGGTTTGTTCCACCGATACCAGGATGTTCAAATCAGGTCACCGTGACCTGGTGTATCCGAGGGTTTTGGGTCATGAGATTGCCGGTATCGTCGCTCAGAGTAAAAGCGAACTGTTTGAGGCTGCGGCACGTGTTCAGATTTATCCCGGCATAGGATGCGGTGAATGCATTATGTGCCTTAGTGGTGACAGCCGCCGTTGCAAGTCATTAAAGATACTTGGTTTTAGCGCCGACGGCGGTTTTGCTGAATATGTTTCAGTTCCCGGTTCAATGGTTGCCGCTGGTGGTGTCAATGCGATTCCCGAATGTATTACCGATTCTGAAGCCGCGCTTTCGGAACCGTTGTCCAGTTGTATCAATGCCCAGAAAAAGATTAACGTAGGTCGTGGTGACGTGGTGCTTGTTATCGGAGCCGGTCCGTTAGGACTGCTGCATGCCCGGCTGTCACACCGCAGGGGTGCCGACAAAGTCATTATCGCTGATAAGTTGAGGCGACGGGTAGTACTGGCGCTTGAGTTAGCAACGGCAGATATGGTGATAGATACTGATTGTGGAGATTTGTCACAAGAGATTATGGCGGAAACCCGAGGTCGGGGTGTTGATGTAATAATCATGGCCACCGGGCAAATTCCAGTGGCTCAACTACTTCCCCTGATGGCCGACAACGGACGCCTGTCACTTTTTTCGGGTTTAAAAGAAGAACCGGGTTTATCGGCGGCAGTAATCAATCAACTTCATTATCGGGAATTACACTTGAGCGGGGCCTACGGCTCAACTCCTGAACAGAATACTGAAGCATTGAACCTTATTGCTAAAGGTTTTACGGTTTTGGATTTGATTACTGCGCAGTTTGATCTTGAATCAATTAATGAAGGCTTGGAATATACTTCTGCCTGCCGTGGGCTGAAAGCTGTGATCTGTAATCTATGA
- a CDS encoding L-threonine 3-O-phosphate decarboxylase: MQDCFHGGPNYAEFESLGIRPDSVLDFSSNSNPYPFKLDFTLDAVVIDHYPDSDSTELRRLIAEENRLALENVIIGNGSTEIIRLIALAYVAAGDRVLILKPTFGEYEQACRISGAEIVELWAEAKTSFSFDVRRCTEAMAQLKPKVIFICNPNNPSGQFLCKAEVESLLAAAGDGLVVLDEAYIAFTEDAWDSTSLLDRENLIIIRSMTKDFALAGLRLGYGLGDPKIINILCKVKPPWNVNTVAQCAGVQAINDGAYIHRSDRLIRCNRDYLVAELSALGYQVVPTKTNFFLVLVGQAREFRAALMRYGIIVRDCGSFGLPEYVRIAPRTLPECRKLLEAVKAISWCVDIA; this comes from the coding sequence TTGCAAGACTGTTTTCACGGTGGCCCGAATTATGCCGAATTTGAAAGTCTTGGCATTAGACCAGACAGCGTCCTTGATTTCAGCTCCAATTCAAACCCGTACCCGTTCAAACTAGATTTTACCCTTGACGCAGTAGTAATTGATCACTATCCGGATTCAGATTCAACCGAACTGAGAAGACTGATCGCAGAAGAAAACCGGCTTGCCTTAGAGAATGTCATCATCGGCAATGGCAGCACAGAGATCATCCGTCTTATTGCTCTGGCCTATGTGGCTGCTGGCGACCGCGTGCTTATTTTGAAACCAACGTTTGGTGAATATGAACAGGCTTGCCGTATCAGTGGGGCGGAGATTGTTGAATTGTGGGCTGAAGCAAAAACCTCATTCAGTTTTGATGTGCGCCGCTGTACTGAAGCCATGGCACAATTAAAGCCAAAGGTCATATTTATCTGCAATCCCAATAACCCATCCGGACAGTTTTTGTGTAAAGCTGAGGTTGAATCATTATTGGCAGCGGCCGGTGACGGTCTGGTTGTACTTGATGAGGCCTATATCGCCTTTACAGAAGATGCCTGGGATTCCACCAGTTTGTTGGACCGGGAAAACCTGATTATCATCCGTAGCATGACCAAGGACTTTGCTTTAGCTGGTCTGAGACTGGGGTATGGGTTGGGAGACCCCAAGATAATCAATATTCTTTGTAAGGTTAAACCTCCATGGAACGTTAACACAGTAGCGCAATGTGCCGGCGTTCAAGCTATTAACGACGGCGCATATATTCATCGGAGTGATCGTTTAATACGCTGTAACCGGGATTATTTAGTGGCTGAATTGAGCGCACTTGGTTATCAAGTAGTGCCAACCAAAACGAACTTTTTTCTGGTTTTGGTCGGTCAGGCCAGGGAGTTTCGTGCGGCTCTCATGCGTTATGGCATCATAGTCCGTGATTGCGGCTCGTTTGGATTGCCTGAATATGTGCGTATAGCACCCAGGACATTACCCGAATGTCGCAAACTGCTTGAGGCGGTGAAAGCTATTAGTTGGTGTGTTGACATCGCTTAG